In one Oryza glaberrima chromosome 2, OglaRS2, whole genome shotgun sequence genomic region, the following are encoded:
- the LOC127761041 gene encoding abscisic acid receptor PYL3 isoform X2, giving the protein MVEVGGGAAEAAAGRRWRLADERCDLRAAETEYVRRFHRHEPRDHQCSSAVAKHIKAPVHLVWSLVRRFDQPQLFKPFVSRCEMKGNIEIGSVREVNVKSGLPATRSTERLELLDDNEHILSVRFVGGDHRLKRRCWHKWPHMHCIWIMETTCPNPRENLISASWC; this is encoded by the exons ATggtggaggtgggaggaggagcggcggaggcggcggcggggaggaggtggcggctggcggACGAGAGGTGCGACCtgcgcgcggcggagacggagtACGTGAGGCGGTTCCACCGCCACGAGCCCCGCGACCACCAgtgctcctccgccgtcgccaaGCACATCAAGGCCCCCGTCCACCTG GTTTGGTCTCTGGTGAGGCGTTTTGATCAGCCACAGCTTTTCAAGCCATTTGTGAGCCGGTGTGAGATGAAAGGGAACATTGAGATTGGCAGTGTAAGGGAGGTTAATGTTAAGTCTGGCCTGCCTGCCACAAGAAGCACTGAGAGGCTGGAGCTGTTAGATGACAATGAGCACATACTCAGTGTCAGGTTCGTGGGAGGTGATCATAGGCTCAAG CGGCGATGCTGGCACAAATGGCCTCACATGCACTGCATCTGGATAATGGAAACCACTTGTCCGAATCCGAGGGAGAACCTTATCTCTGCCTCTTGGTGTTAG